The segment tatttgtaatcaATAATTATCACACAACAATTATTGTATAACATTTAAATCCAAATAAATTCAATACATTTAAAACTGAATTAATCATCTATATACAAGTGGATCCAATtataacttaaatatttaactattcataaaaattaaattttaatcaaaattttcatattttatttgttaaaatatttttataagtaattattatgaaaatataattaattatacgaAATTACTTACTTCTTTTAACATAAGTTCATTTTAATGAAACTTTTATATTAAcagttcttttatttttataatttaataataattataaatataatttacgtTTATAGTATGTAACCagattttgtaattattttattttaataattttaccaAAAATCAAAGTATTATCATCAAATTTTTACATGTACAtgtcataataattaataagagAGAAATCATGTTATCTTTTCGACTTTTCTTTCAAAATGAATGTGGTGATGACATATaagcaaaatttaaaaaaatcacttcCCAAATAATTTTTAGGAGATATCACTTTTTGGTTAGATAGTGGCTTatagatattttgttttctatatcTCATTCTAAAATGTATTGATCACTAATTCACTTGTGGACAATAATGTTAGAAATGATGTATGcactttattttttcttgatttacttttgcttatttgtaaaaatattttttctatttaattgACCTTGAATACAATACAGATAAAGTGCATATATTTTGGATATCTAAATCAATCATATGGGGACTACTTTAACAAAACTAGATTGATAGTTAAATTCATTGCACAAATTCACAATAGTTCGAACCATTATCGAGTGTGATTGTGATTTTGATTaacttttgataattttaacaaatttaaCTTTGGTGGTCTTTTTTGCAGCAACCATGGTGGTCTATTTAGATAATTTGTGGATGCAAATAATTATTCCCCTCATGTTACTAATATTGATAATTTCATATATCAAAAATCAGATTATTGGGGGGGTTATGTATTGTTTACAATTGGATAATCTAGGAGGTTATTGGGAGATGAATTTGTATAGAGTTTGTGAAATTTATGTTGAAGTTTACACAgtataaaacaatattgttgggATAAAATTGCATTTTTCACATAGACTAAGACAACCTACATGTGACTTGTGTTGCTTATGACTTTTAATTAAACGACATATGggctaaaattaaaatttcgacCTCACATTCTTAAGATCAGTAAATGCTTAACTTTGAACATTTTACCCAAAAGACCAAAATTTAAACTACATGATTGTTTTTTGTTCTTCGGTAGTGTGATCATGCTACAGTGATATGAGATGATTGAGTATTAATGAGAAGAGAGAAGCCAATTACTTTAACCAGTATTAAACTCTTTCCAATAATCAGGAGTAACAAAACTAGGAGGAAAATAGTGTGTACATGTTAGGCAACTAGAACCAAACAACTCAACGAATTGACAACCACAACAATTCAATTCATAATATCAAAAGCAATGGGGTAGGTATAAAATTCTTTTAGGcgagataattttttttgaacttttacatttttaacaATTGATAATTATAGTATATTCTGACTCGTATCCATACCTGATATAATGGACTGACTTTAAACTTTATGTTCTGATTTAAAGATGAAAACTAGAGATTAAGCTGCCCGCCTAGGTGTAAACTTTtaccttttataaaaaaaaatttatgattagtgttatataatttatgtgttCTCATAAAATTAATCGTATatgtatttgaatatttttaggtTCATTTATATAGAATCAAATCggataacatatatttttggttatttagttatttttaatttggtgAACGATCTATTTCTCCATGAGAATTATCATATAGCATATGTTATCTACTAAATTATGATCTCGTACTAGTTCTCTTTGAATATAGAGTTATAAACTTATTTCTCCCTAAAAACTTATATCTCTCTAAACCAATAATTCAAAACTTTATAACCCATAGACCATGGGTTTTACTGGTTTACACTTAACCAACCAACTTAACcaaaactttaatttttattttttaaaagttattttatcaaaaaataaaaaaataaatcaacaaaGAAAATGAGTCCCATACAAAAATTGATTCATTTCAATAAATACATTTTCCTTCATCTCAAATGGAGCCAAATCTCAGTAACTTTATGTAAGTATATAATTGATTCACCAAAATTgactctttctctttcttgtcAAACACATTAACCGAAGATCAGTATCAACAGAGAAATTGAAGCAATATCTTCATTGATTACACTCTCATACGCAATCAAATCTTCAACTTCAAATGGCATAAGAACAAAACTCGACTAGCTTTATACCGGTCTCGCCGCTCTCTCAAATCTCAATTCTGACTTTGACCGATCTCTCACATCCCTAATGTTGGCCGTTCTCGTCTCTCTCACAGCCTGTTACGACCTCGTTGGATCTGGCGGTGGAAGGGAGAGCTGTGGGAGGACTGGCGAATTGCGACGGGTTTGAGTTTACTCCTCACCGGTGACTTTCACCGCGGAGGGAGGATGGAGAAGAGTAGGTGTTAGAGATTGGGATGCATACATGTTGATGAATCAATTTTTTCTgggaatcaattttttttaattaaacttcttatatatcaataaaaaaattagagttTTGATTGGTTAAGTGTATACCAGTAAAAACCATGGTCGATGGGttattaagttttaaattattGGTTTCAACAGAAATAAGTTTACAGTTTATGAATTGGagaaaaataagtttataactTTTGATTCAGGGGATACTAGCATCAGGTCATAATTTGGCCGATATCTGATATTATATGATGTTTTTTTGTGGGGAAATAGATCGTTGATTTCTTTAGTTTggatttaaaatattcaaaccgAATAGTTTAGTAAGGTTATTTTTAGTACAAATATCCGAAGATGTTTCAGATACattaatttttagatattaaaaacaaatccaTACGGACTTGGAGGACCTTACTCGAAATCCAAGATCTACCGGAAAATTCATGTGGAGTCTAATTTCAaagtccaaaaaaaaacatgatatcCGAAAGAAATAACTGTACCTGAATGGGTATCCGAAAGTTTATGCCTAACTAataatgaaaacaaatattaaaaaaaaaactctttgtAAATAATTTTGAGTTTTTGCCACAAATGAAACAGTTTTGTTCAAACATGTCAAATTATTATGGTTAATATGATAATAAAGGATgtcaaaatattatagtaaaaataattagtgaaattgttaaaaagagtgaaaaaatataaaagatataataaaacatttcaaaGTAGTTAAGTTATGTTTTGTACTTTTGTAATAAATAAAGTcgaattatttagaaaataggataaatgaaatagttataattaattaaaatgaaatgaaaGTTAGTAAGAAATCactttaaaatatacaattacTGTTTTGTACTTGAGATTTAATAGAACAGACGAAAACTCTATGAAAATGAAAgaacaaaaatatgtttatataccCATCTTGCTTATAATATGTTGCTTTCGGTTTATACCCATCAAAACCTTAGCTAGCATTTTGTTTCGCCTGAATTATATTTGCCTTGCCAATCTTCCAAGTTATTAATATGTTGCTTTCGGTTTATACCCATCCGTGTGTGTAATCTTGTATAAAGTCCTTGAGAGATTCGAAACAAGTAAAAGGAATCAAAACCTGACGACGTATTATATTGAATTGCTAGTTCAATTTTGTTGGTGCGTTAAACTAGTGCAAAAAAGTCCCAGTTTACTTAAAATTGGTTAACGTTTCTTCTTTCAGATTATTAGTTctcagattttatttatttgagtgCATAATCAAAAGTTCAAAACAAGAGCATATTTACAATCGTAAAAGCTTTTTAATAATGTCAATCAGTTCAGAAAGTAATTTTGCAAACAAAAAACCTAGATGGACGAACTCCATTATGCCATCAAAAACTCTAATTTGGATTATTCAAATTCAAAGATCAATTACCATAACAGAGGAGGCGATGATATAAGCTCAAATTTAATATGGTTGTATAAAATTTGGTTAAACCCCCGAATAAAACCCACAAAGCAGATATTTGAGAGACTAAAAGGGTTTATTAACAAACACAGCTTCCAATACAAGTAAGAAAAACAATGCTTCGAGATTTATATATCAACCTGGAAGACTCTGATGAGAGAAACTTACACACTCACTAATCCTTCTTGTTGAAGGCTCCTCTGGGGATTTTGCTCATCACCTTGCTCAAAACCTTCTCATCAAGCACAGCGTATTGCTTCTTGATCTCCTTCATTGCCTTTTCACCAAAGTGATCTACTTTATCCTCATACTTTTCATAGAGCACAGGAATGGTGAAGAGAAGAACAGTTGCTGAAaggagaggaaaaaaaaaagaattataagaTATcagaaacaaacacaaacacaaacaagaGTGTTTTTATGTGATAAGGTTATGGATTGTTACCGATATAGATCAAGGTCAAGAAGTTGCATGAGCTACCAACTTTAGACAAAACCCACAACCCAGCAACAACctgaaaaaaaagattagtataccaatgttaaaaaaaacaagaaaccaaCAATCTaatgttgaacaaaaaaaggtATTTACCATAAGAAACTTCTTGAGATCTCTTCCTAATGCAATGTTCCTAAGAATAGTAAAACCACGATTGATTTCAATCCTTAGTCCAGAAGCAAGCTGGAGAACGACTTCCTCGGGGATGTGAACTTCAGGGATATGAGGAGGTTTCCTGTAAAATGCAAACAATCACCCTTTTAACACATCATTGAACATACAATACAATCTCAACACTCAGCCATTGTGAAACTTACTTGTGAATGAAGGTAGTAGCACTAGACCACAAGAACAACACTGCGAGAGCAAGAATCGAGACGTGGCCGAAGAGAGTGAGGAGGTTGTACTGAAGCAACTCGAATAAGATCCAGGAGAGAGTTGCAGCACCCAACACTCCTCCTGATACCTTCTTGTTCCTCCATAGGAATATGTCGGCAGCTGAATCAAAACAGTGAACCACAAAAAAATCAACAGATCTTCTCAGGTGTATAATAtaagatattaataaatataacaaaCCAAA is part of the Brassica rapa cultivar Chiifu-401-42 chromosome A09, CAAS_Brap_v3.01, whole genome shotgun sequence genome and harbors:
- the LOC103838135 gene encoding reticulon-like protein B3, with the translated sequence MAEEHKHEESIMEKIAEKIHGHDGSSSSDSDDEKKASSIKTKIFRLFGREKPVHKVFGGGKPADIFLWRNKKVSGGVLGAATLSWILFELLQYNLLTLFGHVSILALAVLFLWSSATTFIHKKPPHIPEVHIPEEVVLQLASGLRIEINRGFTILRNIALGRDLKKFLMVVAGLWVLSKVGSSCNFLTLIYIATVLLFTIPVLYEKYEDKVDHFGEKAMKEIKKQYAVLDEKVLSKVMSKIPRGAFNKKD